acaatataatatattcCCTATGACATTAAATAATAGGATTCTTAGTATAAATATGATGATCTGATCAATAATTATTCACCTTCAAGTGCTAACCTTCCGGCAATAACAGATTCAATAGATTTTAATTCAACTGGCTCATGCTAGTGGGATTGATCACAATTACTGTGTAACAGCACAGGTCCATCGACATCATCGCCATCACATTTAGCTATGAACTCAAATGTCACACCCGCCTTCTGATAGCATCCATCCCAACCTCAATATACATGTGTActgtttaataaattaatattaatgTCCCTGAGCTATTTAACATGTCTCAGATCGCCACAGAGACCCACGGTCACGTAGGCGCCGACCTGGCTGCTCTGTGCTCAGAAGCTGCTCTGCAAGCCATCCGCAAGAAGATGATCCTGATCGACCTGGAGGACGAAACCATCGACGCTGACCTGCTCAACTCACTGGCTGTCACCATGGATGACTtccaggtaaacacacacagacttctgCTCTTTTAGACCATATGTGGGTGCGTTTGTCCCTCACAGAACACAGCTGTGCATCTCGCCATTTGTAACCACATGCTAAAAGCTAgacgtgattttttttaacaaatgaataaatgaggaGTGGTGCATCACCTTTCCATAACGCTCAACATGTCCTCCCTCAGTGGGCTCTGAGTCAGAGCAACCCATCAGCTCTGAGAGAGACTGTTGCAGAGGTGCCACAGGTGAACTGGGAGGACATTGGAGGACTGGACGAGGTCAAGAAAGAACTGCAAGAGCTTGTCCAGGTGGAAGAAACAGAAACATTCGCACACTCACACCACCAGATTCTGCGCATACCTCCAAACAGTCCCATTAACCGTCCCATCTGTTTTCATCTCACTCTCCTCAGTATCCTGTCGAGTATCCGGACAAGTTCCTGAAGTTTGGTATGACTCCGTCTCGTGGAGTGTTGTTCTATGGCCCTCCGGGCTGTGGGAAAACCCTGCTGGCTAAGGCCATCGCCAACGAGTGCCAAGCAAACTTTGTGTCCATCAAAGGACCTGAGATGCTCACCATGTGGTTTGGAGAATCGGAGGCCAATGTCAGAGACGTGTTTGATAAGGTGAGAGCAGGGAAAGGaaagatgaatgaataattGTGAGAAGATAGAGatttgtttcacactgtgacCGTCTCTGCCCACAGGCCAGACAGGCAGCCCCATGCATCTTGTTTTTCGACGAGCTAGACTCCATCGCCAAATCCAGAGGAGGCGGAGCAGGGGATGGAAGTGGTGCAGCTGACAGAGTCATCAACCAGATACTCACAGAGATGGACGGCATGTCGGACAAAAAGAATGTTTTCATTATTGGTGCCACGAACAGGTGCATATACGGGACTGTGTATTTAATGATTGTGGTTTGAGAGGTCAGTCCATTGGAAGTCATGATTCTCATCTCACtcatctctcactctctcctcacGCCACACCAGACCAGATATCATTGACTCTGCCATCCTGCGGCCAGGCCGTTTGGACCAGCTCATCTACATCCCGCTCCCGGACAAACCATCTCGCACTGCAATCCTCAACGCCAACCTACGCAAGTCTCCTGTTGCACGAGTAAGTGCTTTACACACACATGGAGATGAGTTTCTCTGTATCTTGTCCTGTTCTTTTGTATATCAACAGTGCATATTAATAAACATTACTTAAATATGGCAGACTTACCTAGAAGGCTAGTTTTCATCTGTACTCCCTGGCCAGGTGTGAGTTTGGCCGCCTGGATATACAAGTGATCATTTTTGGGGTgaaatatccctttaagtatCACAAGTATTTATTGTGAGCAGTGTTCCTTTTCtacctctttctctttccttttcctcctccctcctctctttcctaTAGGATGTGGACCTGCAATACCTATCTAGCATCACAGATGGTTTCTCCGGAGCTGACCTGACAGAGATCTGCCAGCGGGCCTGTAAGCTGGCCATCCGCGAGGCCATCGAGGCCGAGATCAAGGCTGAGCgtcagaggcagagcagaccAGGCATCCCCATGGTCAGACCGTCAGGCTGCTGCCGCACTGAATACTTGCTTATTTAAACTGTACTGTAATGTATTAAACAGGAGACTGATAATTGGGTCTCTTTTACTttttccaacacacacacacacacgagttcCACTCCTCAAAGAAGTGCCAGGCTATGTGTGCTCGGTACAGAAAGAGACTGTGGAAGATGAAAAAGTTCCCTAAAGGGCGGCTGTGGGTTTTGTAACTTTCAGCCTTTGGactgggaaacacacacacacacacacacacacacacacacacatccacatacaGTGTATTGTTTCCACATCAAGTCCTCATTATGTTTCTCTCGGCCAGCAGGAGGAGGACTTTGATCCAGTCCCAGAGATCAGGAAGGACCACTTTGAGGAGGCGATGCGATTCGCTCGTCGCTCTGTCAGCGACAATGACATCCGCAAATATGAAATGTTTGCTCAAACTCTGCAGCAGAGCCGAGGTTTTGGAAACTTCAGGTACACATATGAAAATACAACACGTGTGTCAATAAAGAAAATGAAGTCTTGATTACTTCAAGATGCATTCAGGGCTCATTCCTCCCTCTACCTTCATCTAGGTTCCCCTCTGCTACTGGTACCCGGTCtggaggtcaggggtcaggcTCTGGGTCAGGGAGGCCAGGCCTGTACAGCGATGACGGCAACGATGATCTCTATCAGTGATGAAAACTCAACCTATAGTTGAACAGCTGCACAATGTGTTCCTCTTCCACTGCTGTGCTTGGCTTCCTTGGAGGAATAGAAACAGAAGAATAAAGGGACTGAAAATGACGAGATACAAAGGCAAACATGGGGATATAATagttataataattataagGGATCTTctaaaaaagcacttttaaaaacatgaatcaAACAAGTAATCAGATGAAAAATGTCTGTCTAAAATTATGTTACGATATTCAATGTAAAAACCAATGCACTTGTAAGACAGTGGCCCTGAGACAAAAGAATGAATGTGTAAACCATCATAACATCAAAGCTTTGGGTTTTCACACTGTAATCTGTTTGCACTATGAAATTTATGCatgttttgtgtatgtgtgagtttaaaatgtcataaataaaTTTATTTGTATGTCTCTGTGATCGCTCCTTTAGGGTTTATCTTTGGATACTGAATGTAGTATTTTTGTACAAGTATCTACTTCAGTGTCAGGATCCTGGTTTTCATGTGGTCATactgtcatggcttactggATAGAACCATCATTACGTTTTTGATAATCCCAAAtatctgctgtggaaaaacccATCTGA
The window above is part of the Epinephelus moara isolate mb chromosome 5, YSFRI_EMoa_1.0, whole genome shotgun sequence genome. Proteins encoded here:
- the zgc:136908 gene encoding transitional endoplasmic reticulum ATPase isoform X1, encoding MPGSGGADPKGEDLSTAILKQKHRPNRLIVDEALNEDSSIVSLTQDKTEELQLFRGDTVVLRGRKRRQTVCIVLTDDTCGNERIRMNRVTRNNLRVRLGDVVSIFACPDIKYGKKIHVLPIDDTIEGLTGNLFEVFLKPYFLEAYRPIHKGDIFLVRGSMRAVEFKVVETDPSPHCIVAPDTVIYCEGEPIKREDEEESLNDIGYDDIGGCRKQLAQIKEMVELPLRHPGLFKAIGVKPPRGILLYGPAGTGKTLVARAVANETGSFFFLINGPEIMSKLAGESESNLRKAFEEAEKNAPAIIFIDELDAIAPKREKTHGEVERRIVSQLLTLMDGLKQRAHVVVMAATNRPNSVDAALRRFGRFDREIDIGIPDSTGRLEILQIHTKNMKLASDIDLERIATETHGHVGADLAALCSEAALQAIRKKMILIDLEDETIDADLLNSLAVTMDDFQWALSQSNPSALRETVAEVPQVNWEDIGGLDEVKKELQELVQYPVEYPDKFLKFGMTPSRGVLFYGPPGCGKTLLAKAIANECQANFVSIKGPEMLTMWFGESEANVRDVFDKARQAAPCILFFDELDSIAKSRGGGAGDGSGAADRVINQILTEMDGMSDKKNVFIIGATNRPDIIDSAILRPGRLDQLIYIPLPDKPSRTAILNANLRKSPVARDVDLQYLSSITDGFSGADLTEICQRACKLAIREAIEAEIKAERQRQSRPGIPMEEDFDPVPEIRKDHFEEAMRFARRSVSDNDIRKYEMFAQTLQQSRGFGNFRFPSATGTRSGGQGSGSGSGRPGLYSDDGNDDLYQ
- the zgc:136908 gene encoding transitional endoplasmic reticulum ATPase isoform X2, producing the protein MSSGDIFLVRGSMRAVEFKVVETDPSPHCIVAPDTVIYCEGEPIKREDEEESLNDIGYDDIGGCRKQLAQIKEMVELPLRHPGLFKAIGVKPPRGILLYGPAGTGKTLVARAVANETGSFFFLINGPEIMSKLAGESESNLRKAFEEAEKNAPAIIFIDELDAIAPKREKTHGEVERRIVSQLLTLMDGLKQRAHVVVMAATNRPNSVDAALRRFGRFDREIDIGIPDSTGRLEILQIHTKNMKLASDIDLERIATETHGHVGADLAALCSEAALQAIRKKMILIDLEDETIDADLLNSLAVTMDDFQWALSQSNPSALRETVAEVPQVNWEDIGGLDEVKKELQELVQYPVEYPDKFLKFGMTPSRGVLFYGPPGCGKTLLAKAIANECQANFVSIKGPEMLTMWFGESEANVRDVFDKARQAAPCILFFDELDSIAKSRGGGAGDGSGAADRVINQILTEMDGMSDKKNVFIIGATNRPDIIDSAILRPGRLDQLIYIPLPDKPSRTAILNANLRKSPVARDVDLQYLSSITDGFSGADLTEICQRACKLAIREAIEAEIKAERQRQSRPGIPMEEDFDPVPEIRKDHFEEAMRFARRSVSDNDIRKYEMFAQTLQQSRGFGNFRFPSATGTRSGGQGSGSGSGRPGLYSDDGNDDLYQ